A genomic segment from Roseibium algicola encodes:
- the queD gene encoding 6-carboxytetrahydropterin synthase QueD, whose amino-acid sequence MFRITKEFHFSASHQILGLGEDHPCARLHGHNYVVEVELMSEELNGIGFVRDYRELSEFKRFIDDTLDHRHLNDVLGDDCVTAETMARYFYNWCRQRWPETSAVRVKETPKTCAEFRPLVYPGARAA is encoded by the coding sequence ATGTTTAGGATCACCAAGGAATTCCACTTCTCCGCCAGCCACCAGATCCTTGGCCTGGGAGAAGACCACCCCTGCGCCCGCCTGCATGGCCACAACTATGTGGTCGAGGTGGAGCTGATGTCGGAAGAGCTGAACGGCATCGGCTTCGTGCGCGATTACCGCGAACTGTCCGAATTCAAGCGCTTCATCGACGACACGCTCGACCACCGGCACCTGAATGACGTGCTGGGCGATGATTGCGTGACCGCCGAGACCATGGCGCGCTATTTCTACAACTGGTGCCGCCAGCGCTGGCCGGAAACCTCGGCCGTTCGCGTGAAGGAAACGCCGAAGACCTGCGCCGAATTCCGTCCCCTCGTCTATCCGGGGGCGCGTGCGGCATGA
- the ispG gene encoding flavodoxin-dependent (E)-4-hydroxy-3-methylbut-2-enyl-diphosphate synthase: MIDDFAKALPRRSSVGVKVGNVMVGGDAPIVVQSMTNTDTADADATVAQVAALARAGSEIVRITVDRAEAAAQVPRIKERLERIGITVPLVGDFHYIGHKLLTDYPDCAAALDKYRINPGNVGFKAKRDTQFSQIIDIAQKHDKAVRIGVNWGSLDQELLTKLMDENAESANPVSAAAVMREAIIQSGLLSAERAEGLGMGRDKIILSAKVSQVQDLIAVYADLARRCDYALHLGLTEAGMGTKGIVSSAASMGILLQQGIGDTIRVSLTPEPGGDRTREVQVAQELLQVMGFRAFVPVVAACPGCGRTTSTVFQELAQDIQDHIRVSMPKWREQYPGVESLNVAVMGCIVNGPGESKHADIGISLPGTGETPSAPVFIDGEKVMTLRGPGIADEFKQMVLDYIEKRYGTGSKSSSDAA, encoded by the coding sequence ATGATCGATGATTTCGCGAAAGCCCTGCCCCGCCGCTCCTCCGTCGGTGTGAAGGTCGGCAATGTGATGGTTGGCGGCGATGCACCCATCGTGGTGCAATCCATGACCAATACAGACACGGCGGATGCCGATGCAACCGTCGCGCAGGTGGCCGCGCTCGCCCGCGCCGGCTCTGAAATCGTCCGCATCACCGTGGACCGTGCGGAAGCGGCCGCCCAGGTGCCGCGGATCAAGGAACGGCTGGAGCGGATCGGCATCACGGTGCCGCTGGTCGGCGACTTCCACTACATCGGCCACAAGCTGCTGACCGACTATCCCGACTGCGCCGCAGCACTCGACAAGTACCGCATTAACCCGGGCAACGTCGGCTTCAAGGCCAAGCGCGACACGCAATTCTCGCAGATCATCGATATTGCGCAGAAGCACGACAAGGCCGTCCGGATCGGCGTCAACTGGGGCTCTCTCGACCAGGAACTTCTGACGAAGCTGATGGACGAGAATGCCGAAAGTGCAAATCCGGTTTCAGCAGCGGCTGTCATGCGCGAAGCGATCATCCAGTCCGGGCTTCTGTCCGCCGAACGCGCCGAAGGCCTCGGCATGGGCCGTGACAAGATCATTCTCTCGGCCAAGGTCAGCCAGGTGCAGGACCTGATCGCCGTTTATGCCGATCTCGCCCGTCGCTGCGACTATGCCCTGCATCTCGGCCTCACCGAAGCCGGCATGGGCACCAAGGGCATCGTTTCCTCCGCCGCTTCCATGGGCATTCTCCTGCAGCAGGGCATTGGCGACACTATCCGCGTGTCGCTGACGCCGGAACCCGGCGGCGACCGCACCCGCGAGGTGCAGGTGGCGCAGGAGCTTTTGCAGGTGATGGGCTTCCGCGCCTTCGTGCCGGTGGTGGCCGCCTGCCCGGGCTGTGGCCGCACAACGTCCACCGTCTTCCAGGAACTGGCCCAGGACATCCAGGATCACATCCGCGTTTCCATGCCCAAGTGGCGCGAACAATATCCGGGCGTTGAAAGCCTCAACGTGGCCGTGATGGGCTGCATCGTCAACGGCCCGGGCGAATCCAAGCATGCCGACATCGGCATTTCCCTGCCCGGCACCGGAGAAACACCGTCAGCCCCTGTCTTTATCGACGGCGAGAAGGTCATGACCCTGCGTGGTCCCGGCATTGCCGACGAGTTCAAGCAGATGGTTCTGGACTATATCGAAAAGCGCTACGGCACCGGCAGCAAGTCGTCTTCCGACGCTGCCTGA
- a CDS encoding YggT family protein codes for MTALFNVILLALELYTYVIIASAIFSWLYAFNIVNSSNQIINSIGRVLYNLTEPALRPIRRFLPDLGGVDISPVILLLAIIFVRQLIILNILPMFRGY; via the coding sequence ATGACCGCACTCTTCAACGTGATACTGCTCGCCCTTGAACTCTACACGTATGTGATCATCGCCAGCGCGATCTTCTCCTGGCTCTATGCCTTCAACATCGTCAATTCGAGCAATCAGATCATCAATTCCATTGGCCGGGTTCTCTACAATCTGACGGAGCCCGCGCTCCGGCCGATCCGCCGGTTCCTGCCCGATCTCGGTGGTGTCGACATCTCTCCGGTGATCCTGCTGCTGGCGATCATCTTTGTCCGCCAGCTGATCATCCTGAACATCCTGCCGATGTTCCGAGGCTACTGA
- the queE gene encoding 7-carboxy-7-deazaguanine synthase QueE: MSIEQIRVSEIFGPTIQGEGALIGQPTVFVRTGGCDYRCSWCDTLHAVDSAHRDEWCPMTPEAILMQVEILSGGNPLTVSLSGGNPAIQPLGGLIELGRKEGYRFALETQGSLAKDWFAELDVLTLSPKPPSSGMTTDWQRLAECVEAAGSETQTVLKVVVFDEADYAFARDVSDRYPHLSCFLQPGNHTPPAAADTDATIDMAGIMERMRWLVDRVTSDRWYAATVLPQLHTMIWGNLRGV, from the coding sequence ATGAGTATCGAACAGATCCGGGTCAGCGAAATATTTGGCCCCACCATTCAGGGCGAAGGCGCCCTGATTGGCCAACCCACCGTGTTCGTGCGCACCGGCGGCTGCGATTACCGCTGCTCCTGGTGCGACACGCTGCATGCGGTCGACAGCGCTCATCGGGACGAATGGTGCCCGATGACGCCTGAGGCCATCCTGATGCAGGTCGAGATCCTGTCCGGCGGCAATCCGCTGACAGTGTCGCTTTCCGGCGGCAATCCGGCGATCCAGCCGCTTGGTGGCCTGATCGAGCTCGGCCGGAAAGAGGGCTACCGTTTCGCGCTGGAAACGCAGGGCAGCCTCGCCAAGGACTGGTTTGCCGAACTCGACGTCCTGACGCTGAGCCCGAAACCGCCTTCCTCGGGCATGACCACCGACTGGCAGCGCCTGGCGGAATGCGTTGAGGCCGCAGGGTCGGAGACCCAGACCGTCCTGAAGGTCGTTGTCTTCGACGAGGCGGACTATGCGTTCGCGCGGGACGTTTCCGACCGCTACCCGCACCTCAGCTGCTTCCTGCAGCCGGGCAACCACACCCCGCCGGCGGCAGCCGACACCGATGCCACCATCGACATGGCCGGCATCATGGAGCGCATGCGCTGGCTTGTGGACCGGGTTACCTCCGACAGATGGTACGCAGCCACCGTCCTGCCGCAGCTTCACACGATGATCTGGGGCAATTTGCGCGGGGTTTAG
- a CDS encoding 3-hydroxybutyrate dehydrogenase has translation MLANKTAVITGSTSGIGLGCARAFAEKGANVVINGLGDADEIEKTRAAIEADFGVRCTYSPANMLKGDEIAGMIADAEKEFGGVDILVNNAGIQFVSPVDEFPVDKWDAIIAINLTSAFHAIRAALPGMKSKGWGRIINTASAHALVASPYKSAYVAAKHGIAGLTKTVALEVAQQGITVNAICPGYVWTPLVEAQIPDTMKARNMTEEQVKNDVMLAAQPTKQFVTIEQVAGYAVFLCSDTASSITGSILPIDGGWTAH, from the coding sequence ATGCTTGCCAACAAAACCGCCGTCATCACCGGATCCACTTCGGGCATCGGGCTCGGCTGCGCCCGCGCCTTCGCGGAAAAAGGCGCCAATGTCGTGATCAACGGGTTGGGTGATGCCGATGAGATCGAAAAGACCCGGGCCGCCATCGAGGCGGATTTCGGGGTGCGCTGCACCTATTCGCCGGCAAACATGCTGAAAGGCGACGAGATCGCCGGCATGATCGCCGATGCGGAAAAGGAATTTGGCGGTGTCGATATCCTGGTCAACAATGCCGGCATCCAGTTCGTGTCGCCGGTCGACGAATTCCCGGTCGATAAGTGGGATGCCATCATCGCCATCAACCTGACGTCCGCCTTCCATGCGATCCGCGCCGCGTTGCCCGGCATGAAGTCCAAGGGCTGGGGACGGATCATCAACACGGCTTCCGCCCACGCGCTGGTCGCCTCGCCCTACAAGTCCGCCTATGTGGCCGCCAAGCACGGCATTGCCGGTCTCACCAAGACCGTGGCGCTGGAAGTTGCCCAGCAGGGCATCACCGTCAACGCCATCTGCCCGGGCTATGTCTGGACACCGCTGGTGGAAGCGCAGATCCCCGACACAATGAAGGCGCGCAACATGACCGAAGAGCAGGTCAAGAACGACGTCATGCTGGCCGCGCAGCCGACGAAGCAGTTCGTGACCATTGAACAGGTGGCGGGCTATGCGGTGTTCCTGTGCTCCGATACGGCATCATCGATCACCGGCTCGATCCTGCCCATCGATGGCGGCTGGACCGCACACTGA
- the pdxY gene encoding pyridoxal kinase, with product MMQPGAPEPQKKPVLVITSQVVRGGISGRGLTFALERIGHDVWFLPTILLPWHPGQGKGTRIVAPAADFTAIVEDLAASPKLAEVGAVISGYLGNPEQAAAIASLVKALKTHNPDAPYLCDPVMGDQHDGSGNLYVPTATAEAIRDQLVPLADVVTPNAFELGWLTGREIDSEMQALAAARVLGNERVMVTSSPALRRNAIANLLAGPRGAVAAEHASIANPPHGTGDLIAGLFLANLLAGQNDEEALKRASASVFELVARSVRKGADELLFAEEQNSVVRAMALVTSRRVLEAKARA from the coding sequence ATGATGCAGCCGGGCGCCCCCGAGCCACAGAAAAAGCCGGTTCTGGTGATCACCTCCCAGGTGGTCCGTGGCGGTATCAGCGGTCGCGGTCTGACCTTCGCGCTGGAACGGATCGGCCACGATGTCTGGTTTCTGCCGACCATCCTGCTGCCCTGGCATCCCGGACAGGGCAAGGGCACTCGCATCGTTGCCCCTGCAGCAGACTTCACCGCCATTGTTGAGGATCTTGCCGCATCCCCGAAACTGGCCGAAGTCGGCGCGGTGATTTCCGGCTATCTCGGCAATCCGGAACAGGCGGCTGCCATCGCGTCACTTGTGAAGGCGCTCAAGACCCACAATCCGGATGCGCCATACCTGTGCGATCCGGTCATGGGCGACCAGCACGACGGCAGCGGCAATCTTTATGTGCCCACGGCAACGGCCGAGGCAATCCGAGACCAGCTGGTGCCCCTGGCCGATGTCGTCACGCCCAACGCCTTTGAACTCGGCTGGCTGACGGGCCGCGAGATCGACAGCGAAATGCAGGCTCTCGCCGCCGCCCGGGTTCTCGGCAACGAGCGCGTGATGGTGACCTCTTCGCCAGCCCTGCGCCGCAATGCCATTGCCAACCTTCTGGCAGGCCCGCGTGGCGCCGTTGCAGCCGAACATGCTTCCATCGCCAATCCGCCGCACGGCACCGGAGACCTGATCGCAGGCCTGTTCCTGGCCAATCTTCTGGCCGGTCAAAACGACGAGGAAGCCCTGAAACGTGCGTCAGCCTCTGTTTTTGAACTGGTTGCCCGTAGCGTGCGCAAGGGCGCGGACGAATTGCTGTTCGCCGAGGAACAGAACTCCGTGGTGAGGGCCATGGCTCTCGTCACCTCGCGCCGGGTTCTGGAAGCAAAGGCCCGTGCCTGA
- a CDS encoding 4-hydroxy-3-methylbut-2-en-1-yl diphosphate synthase, translating into MFFTVLERSLSLAQHNFGTLLKTGWAYILLLVALNFAIGGSLMPESGFKTVSYMTEPVAAADEGALRALAAIANLLVGFSIAIAYVRRILIDARDFPVTFGARNIRVILNQIVLSLIGALSLIPLVIVSLLLAAVTAGIGLLLLFLAPFVALMVVQRFSVVLPASAVDDPLTLKESWRATSGLGWAMAFAALVMSLLAGFLVGIWAVVLGVSDGLMPASVLWQQIRSAVFPMGTMLILVWAFASLHATFYGLIRERFAAQLGLRQEDLSKVEETRDAARARARKALEGAQRMNRR; encoded by the coding sequence ATGTTTTTCACCGTTCTGGAACGTTCGCTGTCGTTGGCGCAGCATAATTTCGGGACGCTTCTGAAAACCGGCTGGGCCTATATCCTGCTTCTGGTCGCCCTGAATTTCGCCATTGGCGGATCGCTGATGCCGGAAAGCGGCTTCAAGACCGTTTCCTACATGACCGAGCCGGTGGCCGCTGCCGATGAAGGCGCGCTCAGGGCGCTGGCAGCCATTGCCAACCTGCTGGTCGGCTTTTCCATCGCCATTGCCTATGTGCGGCGCATCTTGATCGACGCGCGGGATTTTCCGGTCACCTTCGGGGCGCGCAACATACGCGTCATTCTCAACCAGATCGTCCTCAGCCTGATCGGCGCCCTGTCACTGATACCGCTGGTGATTGTTTCCCTGCTGCTGGCCGCGGTCACGGCGGGCATCGGACTGCTGCTCCTGTTTCTGGCACCGTTCGTTGCACTGATGGTGGTGCAACGCTTTTCCGTCGTGCTGCCGGCATCGGCGGTGGACGATCCGCTGACGCTCAAGGAAAGCTGGCGGGCAACGTCCGGGCTTGGCTGGGCCATGGCCTTTGCGGCGCTGGTGATGAGCCTGCTTGCAGGTTTCCTGGTCGGCATCTGGGCGGTCGTTCTTGGCGTTAGCGATGGATTGATGCCTGCCAGCGTCTTGTGGCAGCAGATCCGTTCGGCGGTCTTTCCGATGGGCACCATGCTGATCCTGGTCTGGGCGTTTGCCAGCCTGCACGCGACCTTCTACGGCCTGATCCGCGAACGCTTTGCCGCGCAACTCGGACTTCGACAGGAAGATCTTTCCAAAGTGGAGGAAACGCGGGATGCCGCCAGGGCCCGTGCACGCAAGGCGCTTGAAGGGGCGCAGCGCATGAACCGGCGCTGA
- a CDS encoding MipA/OmpV family protein, giving the protein MFKLMTRAALALALSAVSGAALAQSGDLSEQDANRQFVVDLGVGAIVQPRYEAADSYLVYPFPIVSVGRFYFPGLGQVVDGRRKSGVFFYPSFNFIGERKASDSTDLTGTNTIDWALELGLGGGFRTEHFRAFAELRQGINGHTGQVGQLGLDGIVYPAEKWEVSFGPRAGFASDEYMDTYFGVSSTEAANSGGRLTKFNPSAGFKSVGLAARASYDFNDDVRLHLQGGYDRLVGDAADSPIAKNGSENQFSIGAGVTYRFAFDLF; this is encoded by the coding sequence ATGTTCAAGTTGATGACGCGCGCCGCGCTGGCGCTTGCTCTAAGCGCTGTGTCTGGAGCCGCTCTGGCGCAGAGTGGAGACCTGTCTGAGCAGGATGCGAACCGCCAGTTCGTGGTTGACCTCGGTGTCGGCGCCATTGTCCAGCCGCGTTACGAGGCTGCAGACTCCTATCTGGTCTACCCCTTCCCGATCGTTTCGGTCGGCCGCTTCTACTTCCCGGGCCTTGGCCAGGTTGTCGACGGCCGCCGCAAGTCCGGTGTGTTCTTCTACCCGTCGTTCAACTTCATCGGCGAACGCAAGGCCAGCGACAGCACCGATCTGACCGGCACCAACACCATCGACTGGGCGCTTGAACTCGGTCTCGGCGGTGGTTTCCGCACCGAGCATTTCCGCGCTTTCGCCGAACTGCGTCAGGGCATCAACGGGCACACGGGCCAGGTTGGTCAGCTCGGCCTCGACGGCATCGTCTATCCCGCTGAAAAGTGGGAAGTCAGCTTCGGTCCGCGTGCGGGCTTTGCCTCTGACGAATACATGGACACCTATTTCGGCGTGAGCTCGACCGAAGCAGCCAACAGTGGTGGCCGCCTGACGAAGTTCAACCCGAGCGCCGGCTTCAAGAGCGTCGGCCTGGCAGCCCGTGCCAGCTACGATTTCAACGACGACGTCCGCCTGCACCTGCAAGGTGGCTATGACCGGCTGGTTGGCGACGCAGCGGACAGCCCGATCGCCAAGAACGGCAGCGAAAACCAGTTCAGCATCGGTGCCGGCGTCACCTACCGTTTCGCCTTCGACCTGTTCTAG
- a CDS encoding patatin-like phospholipase family protein produces the protein MAAPKKINLALQGGGAHGAFTWGVLDWFLEDKRLKIDAISGTSAGAMNAVVLAGGMQDGGEDGARERLEAFWYEVSRQAKYSPIQRSPLDVFLGEWSLDHSPSYLFFDVLTRFASPYEFNPLNANPLRDVLEKTVDFDRVHQCEHMKIFVSATNVFTGKIRVFSEKEVTLDAVMASACLPQVFQAVEIEGEPYWDGGYMGNPPLYPLFYDTDTPDVMLIQINPIERRKVPKTAREIVNRLNEITFNSTLLRELRAIDFVTRLIEEGKLSSEEYMKVNMHRISAGELKPLQASSKLNAEWAFLTDLKDLGRKTAQEWLERHYDDIGKRSTIDVKEEIS, from the coding sequence ATGGCCGCGCCTAAGAAGATCAACCTTGCCCTTCAAGGTGGCGGCGCCCACGGCGCCTTCACCTGGGGCGTTCTGGACTGGTTCCTGGAAGACAAGCGGCTGAAGATCGACGCCATCAGCGGCACGTCGGCCGGTGCCATGAATGCGGTGGTGCTTGCTGGCGGCATGCAGGACGGCGGCGAAGACGGTGCGAGAGAGCGTCTTGAAGCTTTTTGGTACGAGGTCAGCCGACAGGCCAAATACAGCCCGATCCAGCGTTCGCCGCTGGACGTGTTCCTGGGGGAGTGGAGCCTTGATCATTCCCCCAGCTATCTGTTCTTCGATGTTCTGACGCGGTTTGCGTCGCCTTACGAATTCAATCCGCTCAACGCCAATCCGCTGCGCGATGTCCTGGAAAAAACCGTCGATTTCGACCGTGTTCACCAATGCGAACACATGAAAATCTTCGTTTCGGCAACTAACGTCTTCACCGGCAAGATCCGGGTGTTCAGTGAAAAGGAAGTCACGCTGGATGCAGTGATGGCATCCGCGTGTCTGCCGCAGGTGTTCCAGGCGGTGGAAATCGAGGGCGAGCCTTATTGGGATGGCGGCTACATGGGCAATCCGCCGCTCTATCCGCTGTTCTACGACACCGACACGCCGGATGTGATGCTCATCCAGATCAACCCGATCGAACGGCGCAAGGTGCCGAAGACCGCGCGGGAGATCGTCAACCGGCTCAACGAGATCACCTTCAATTCCACTCTCCTTCGCGAGCTCCGGGCCATCGACTTCGTCACGCGCCTGATCGAGGAAGGCAAGCTGTCGAGCGAGGAATACATGAAGGTCAACATGCACAGGATCTCCGCCGGGGAGCTGAAGCCGCTGCAGGCCTCGTCGAAACTCAATGCCGAATGGGCGTTTCTCACCGATCTCAAGGACCTTGGGCGCAAGACCGCGCAGGAATGGCTCGAGCGGCACTATGACGACATCGGCAAGCGCTCGACCATCGACGTCAAGGAAGAGATTTCCTGA
- a CDS encoding pentapeptide repeat-containing protein, with translation MKNRVTRVLAGCVGAMALLVAAGGAQAGSDEERMAEIKEKGGCPGCDLRLAELRGLVLENGDFGRANLREVDLKEALLKDANFKGSDFRRTEAERADFSGSDFSGANMRSVDLEKANLNKSNFQDADLRDADLNTVEANGAVFDGADMRNVLLTRSIADAASFKGAKMDDANLERVDLNGANFQDARMRQAKLDRVKAHNANFSGADFTGVRLVSSDLTGANLKGVDFDGALLRRTRLAGADLSGAYNLDPSRILGACGDENTKLPNGIKLVPCAY, from the coding sequence ATGAAAAACAGGGTGACCCGGGTTCTTGCAGGCTGCGTTGGCGCCATGGCCCTGCTGGTGGCAGCCGGTGGAGCACAGGCTGGCAGTGACGAAGAGCGCATGGCCGAGATCAAGGAAAAGGGCGGTTGCCCCGGTTGCGATCTTCGGCTGGCGGAACTTCGTGGTCTAGTTCTTGAAAACGGTGATTTCGGCCGTGCCAATCTGCGGGAAGTCGACCTCAAGGAAGCCCTGTTGAAAGACGCGAACTTCAAGGGCTCCGATTTCCGGCGGACGGAAGCCGAGCGGGCGGATTTCTCCGGTAGCGATTTTTCCGGTGCGAACATGCGCTCCGTCGATCTTGAAAAAGCCAATCTGAACAAATCGAATTTCCAGGATGCGGACCTTCGGGACGCGGACCTGAACACGGTTGAGGCAAATGGAGCCGTTTTCGACGGCGCGGACATGCGCAATGTCCTGTTGACCCGGTCGATTGCGGACGCGGCTTCCTTCAAGGGTGCCAAGATGGATGATGCCAACCTTGAGCGCGTGGACCTGAATGGCGCCAACTTCCAGGATGCCCGCATGCGCCAGGCCAAGCTCGACAGGGTCAAGGCTCATAACGCCAATTTTTCCGGGGCGGATTTCACAGGCGTGCGGCTGGTCAGTTCGGACCTGACGGGCGCAAATCTGAAGGGTGTTGATTTCGATGGCGCTCTTCTGCGCCGTACCCGTCTCGCCGGGGCGGATCTGTCGGGTGCCTATAATCTCGACCCCAGCCGCATCCTCGGTGCCTGCGGCGACGAGAACACGAAGCTGCCGAACGGCATCAAGCTCGTCCCCTGCGCCTACTAG
- a CDS encoding LysR family transcriptional regulator, protein MRRNHLADLNVFLEVVEQGGFTRAAARLGTSQSAVSNSVKRLEAALGLRLLNRTTRKVSLTQAGERLADGLAVPLEEIDDQIAALSSLREEPSGLIRIAAPALAAETILWPRLSPLLVQHPDLRIELIVESRLTDIVAERFDAGVRLGESIDRDMIAVRIGPDLRMALVCSPSYLDAVSPPEHPRDLVEHNCINLRLETLGGYYVWEFEKEGRALNVRVDGRTAFNTPRLCCAAAVAGQGFTLLPEDHVQEDIASGRLVRLFEDWCSPFAGYHLYFPNRRQSSAALQSVVKTLRLR, encoded by the coding sequence ATGAGGCGCAATCACCTGGCTGACCTGAATGTCTTTCTGGAAGTGGTCGAACAGGGCGGCTTCACCAGGGCAGCGGCACGGCTTGGCACTTCTCAATCGGCCGTCAGCAATTCGGTGAAGCGGCTGGAGGCTGCACTGGGCCTGCGCTTGCTGAATCGGACCACCAGAAAAGTATCTCTGACGCAGGCGGGAGAGCGGCTCGCGGATGGCCTTGCGGTGCCGCTTGAGGAAATTGACGACCAGATTGCCGCCTTGAGCTCGCTCCGCGAGGAACCTTCCGGCCTGATCCGGATCGCAGCGCCTGCCCTGGCGGCGGAAACAATTCTTTGGCCCAGACTTTCGCCGCTTCTCGTCCAACATCCTGACCTGCGGATCGAATTGATTGTCGAAAGCCGTTTGACGGATATCGTGGCGGAACGTTTCGATGCGGGAGTGCGGCTTGGCGAAAGCATCGACCGGGACATGATCGCGGTGCGCATCGGTCCGGATCTTCGCATGGCACTCGTCTGCTCTCCATCCTATCTGGATGCCGTCTCGCCCCCGGAACATCCGCGGGATCTCGTGGAACACAATTGCATCAACCTCCGGCTCGAAACGCTCGGTGGATATTATGTCTGGGAATTCGAAAAGGAGGGGCGTGCGCTGAATGTGAGGGTCGATGGCCGAACAGCTTTCAACACGCCACGTTTATGCTGTGCCGCAGCCGTTGCCGGACAAGGATTCACTCTGTTGCCTGAAGACCACGTTCAGGAAGACATCGCCTCGGGCAGGTTGGTTCGTTTGTTTGAAGACTGGTGTTCGCCCTTTGCCGGCTACCACCTCTATTTTCCAAACCGGCGACAATCCTCCGCAGCGCTGCAATCCGTCGTAAAAACACTTCGGCTGCGTTGA
- a CDS encoding DUF429 domain-containing protein, whose amino-acid sequence MPDKAGTRVAGVDGCKAGWVAVIRNLEDPADLDLIVFPTFADIVGHTPHLAIVAVDMPIGFPDRIGPGGRGPEKAARKHLGMRQSSVFSVPARPAVYEDDYLKACNTALATSDPPKKVSKQCFFLFPKMREIDALMSPELETCVHEVHPELAFWRLNDDAEMSLPKKVKSRANPAGLDQRRDLLVSKGLPGEFLDQSPPRGCGRDDLLDAAANSLIAERIFRGEAEPFPKDFRRDERGLRMAIWA is encoded by the coding sequence GTGCCTGACAAGGCAGGCACAAGGGTTGCCGGTGTCGACGGCTGCAAGGCCGGCTGGGTTGCGGTCATCCGCAATCTGGAAGACCCCGCCGATCTGGATCTGATCGTCTTTCCGACCTTCGCGGATATTGTCGGACACACCCCGCATCTTGCCATTGTCGCTGTCGACATGCCCATAGGCTTTCCGGATCGCATCGGCCCTGGCGGTCGCGGCCCGGAAAAGGCTGCTCGCAAGCACCTTGGCATGCGCCAATCCTCGGTGTTTTCTGTGCCCGCCCGCCCCGCCGTTTATGAAGACGATTACCTGAAGGCCTGCAACACGGCACTCGCCACGTCCGACCCGCCGAAAAAAGTCTCCAAGCAGTGTTTCTTCCTTTTCCCGAAAATGCGGGAAATCGACGCCCTGATGTCACCGGAGCTGGAGACATGCGTCCACGAGGTACACCCGGAACTTGCCTTCTGGCGCCTCAACGACGACGCGGAAATGAGCCTGCCCAAGAAGGTCAAGAGCCGCGCCAACCCGGCAGGCCTCGACCAGCGGCGGGACCTTCTCGTCTCCAAGGGGTTGCCCGGAGAGTTTCTTGACCAGAGCCCCCCGCGCGGCTGCGGACGCGACGACCTTCTGGATGCCGCCGCCAACAGCCTGATTGCCGAGCGGATCTTTCGGGGAGAAGCGGAACCGTTTCCGAAGGACTTCCGCCGCGATGAGCGCGGCCTGAGGATGGCGATCTGGGCGTAA
- the queC gene encoding 7-cyano-7-deazaguanine synthase QueC gives MKTLVICSGGMDSVTLAHKVAREHELIGLVSFDYGQRHKKELDYAKACADELNTEHILIDISNIGRQLTGSALTDDLDVPDGHYAEETMKITVVPNRNAIMLSIAFGIASARGAEAVATAVHGGDHFIYPDCRPAFTESFETMQRHALEGMGEISLFTPYVHTSKADIAAEGLRLGVDYRKTWSCYKGGEVHCGRCGTCVERREAFHLAGGIDPTVYADEAFWKEACNV, from the coding sequence TTGAAAACACTTGTCATCTGTTCCGGCGGAATGGATTCCGTCACCCTTGCGCACAAGGTTGCGCGGGAACACGAGCTGATCGGCCTCGTATCTTTCGACTATGGCCAGCGCCACAAGAAGGAGCTGGACTACGCGAAGGCCTGTGCCGATGAGCTGAACACCGAGCATATCCTGATCGACATTTCCAATATCGGCCGCCAGCTGACCGGCTCGGCGTTGACCGACGATCTGGACGTGCCGGACGGGCATTATGCCGAAGAAACCATGAAGATCACCGTTGTGCCGAACCGCAACGCGATCATGCTTTCCATTGCCTTCGGCATTGCCAGCGCGCGCGGTGCCGAAGCGGTCGCGACCGCCGTTCATGGCGGCGACCACTTCATCTATCCGGACTGCCGTCCGGCCTTCACCGAAAGCTTCGAGACCATGCAGCGCCACGCGCTGGAAGGCATGGGTGAGATCAGCCTCTTCACGCCTTACGTCCACACCTCCAAGGCGGACATCGCCGCCGAGGGACTGAGGCTTGGCGTCGACTATCGCAAGACATGGTCCTGCTACAAGGGCGGCGAGGTTCACTGCGGGCGCTGCGGCACCTGCGTGGAACGACGCGAAGCCTTTCACCTGGCCGGTGGCATCGACCCGACGGTCTACGCAGACGAAGCGTTCTGGAAGGAGGCGTGCAATGTTTAG